The following is a genomic window from Candidatus Tumulicola sp..
GAGCATAGCGCATGAAAGACATCGCCGAGACGCTGCACCGTTGGCAAACCGACGGCGAGCGCATCGCCATGGCCACCGTCATCAATGTGGACGGCTCCGCGCCGCGCGACGAAGGCGCGAAGATGCTGATCGCGGCAAGCGGCAAAATCGCGGGCTCGGTGAGCGGCGGCTGCGTGGAAGGCGCCGTCGCGGATGAGGCGCGCGACGTGCTCGAGAGGGGTGAGCCCAAGATCGTGCGCTACGGCATCAATCGCAACATGATGTGGGATGTGGGGCTTTCATGCGGCGGAGCCATCGACGTTTTTATCGAGCGGCTTGACGAGCCGCTGGAGCTTCCGGCGGACGAAGCGTTCGTGATGATGACCCTCGTGCGCGGCCCCGGCCGCATCGGCGCCAAACGCCGCGTGTACGCAGCGCGCGCCGGCGCGCCGCAGCGCGCCGCCGGCTCTACCGGCGACGCTCAGCTCGACGCGCGCATCGACCAAGCGGCGAGCGCCGCGCTCAAGCGAGGTTCTGCGCGCACCGAGAAACTGGGCGATCACGATGTCTTCGTGGATCCGATCCTGCCGGACGCTCAACTGATCATCGTAGGCGCGGTCCACATCGGCATGGCGTTGTGCGACCTCGGCAGCAGAGCGGGCTTCGCCGTCACGGTCGTCGATCCGCGCGAGAGCCTCAACAATCGCGAGCGCTTTGCGGCGGCGCGCCGGCTCATCGTCGGTTGGCCGGAGGACGAACTGCCCAAGCTCAGCTTCAATGAGAACACCTACGTGGCCGTGCTCACCCATGACGAGAAGTTCGACGATCCGACGCTCGACCACGTGCTACGCCAAAAAGTCCGCTACGTCGGCGCCATCGGGAGCCGCAAGACGCAAGCGCTGCGTCGTGAGCGGCTCATCGGCGCCGGTTTCGCGAGCGCTGACGTCGACGCGTTGCACGCGCCCATCGGTCTCGACATCGGCGCGCAATCACCGGAAGAGATCGCGGTCGCGATTCTCGCAGAGATGATCGCTGCGAAACACGATCGCAGTGGAATGAAATTGAAAGATCGCAACGAGCAGCACATCCACGCGTAGTTTTTTCCAAAACGTAAGAAGAAGGAGAAGTCGCAAATAAGAGGCAACATGACGCTCTAAGCTCAGTGGAAGCTGAGTCACATCCATTTACTCCGCAGAATGGAGGTGAGTTCTAATGGCAAAGAAGAAAAAGAAGGCTGGCAAAAAGAAAAAGAAACACTAACGCCTCGGAGGCCTAACGTGGAAAGAGCGAAGCGTCAATCACCTTCGCTCTTTTCTTTTTACTGCGAGGGCTCGGACACGATCAGCACGCTGTGGCCGCGATGCTCATCGAGGAACGCAAGCCCATCGCTCATCCACATCTCCAACCCGGCCGAGGAGTGCTCGGCCACCTCGCGCACGACGTGCTCGCGGTCCCGAAGCCACCGTAGGTGCGTCACGCCCTGGGCCAGCCAGACCACGTCGCCGCAATCCTCACAGGCGAAGCCGTAGCGGGTCACCGGGGCCCTACCCCGCGGCGGGGACGTCGGCGGGCGCAGACTCGACGTCACGGCGCTCGACCGTATCGGGCGTCACGGGCGCCTGACCGGCCGGTGAACGGAGCACCTTGATGATCAGCAAAGCGAGGTCGTCGGCGATCCGGCCGCCCGCGTAACGGGTGAGGCGCTCCACGATTTCGTCGGCCAAACGCTGCGGGTCTTGATCGCCGGCGGCGATCCAGCGCATTGCCTGTTCCTCGTCAAGGGTCATGCCCGAGGCGTCGCGCGCCTCCGTCAACCCATCGGTCGCAAGCACGAGCGTATCGCCAAGCTCCAATTGCGCGTGTGAGGAAGAGAATGAATCGGTGCGCGCAAGCCCGATCAGCGGGCCGGTCACCGGCACCGCAGCGACGGTGCTGCCGCGGCGCAAGAACACCGGGCCGTGGCCCGCGCTCGCGAAACGTAAAGACAAATCGCGGTCGTCGAGAATTCCCAAGAACACGCTGACGAACGCGGACGGGTCCCCCGACGCATTCATGAAGGTCCGGTTGAAGCGCGATAGCACAGTGCCGGGCTCCGGTTCGCTCTCCACCAGAATGCGGATCGAGTACTTCACCAAGGCGGTGTCCACGGCCGCAGCGAGCCCCTTGCCGCTCACATCGGCGACCAGCAGCATCGAGCGGTGATCATCGATACGGTGCACGTCGAAGAGATCGCCGCCGACGGCCGCCTCTCGGGTAGACGAGACATACGCCGTGCCGACGCGCAGGTGTGGAAGCAGGTCCCATCCGCTCAAGAACGCGCGCTGCAGCGTATCGGTGACGACCCGTTCACGCGCCAGCGCCGCCTGCGTCCGGCTGCGGTAGACGTCCGCCACCACGGCCGCGGTGCCGAACAGCAATATCAGCAGGGCGGTGACGACGGCGGCGCGGGTGAGGAGAGACCGTGATTGCGCGACCGCGTCGCTCGCCTGTGCTTCGAACACGGCTCGCAGTTGCCGGAAGTCGGCCCCCATCTGATCGGTGAGCAGTTTGCCTTGCTGCAGCCGGACAAGCGCGTCCGCAGCGTTCGGCTGGGCGATGAGCGGGTCGGCGACCTGCTCGTGCCACACGCTGTGCTGATGCCGAAGATCGTGCAGCGGCACGAACGCATCTTGCAGGTTCGCCGTTTGGACAAAACCCTCGAGCTCATCGAAAATCGGGTCGAACTGGGCTTTTTTCGACACATACGGCTGAATGAAGACCTTTTGCCCGGTCCCCAGGTAGCCGCGCAGCGCCGTTTCCTCTTCTAATTGAAGCTCGTAGAGCGTGGACACGCGCTGCCGGGCGTTGTCAGCCGCGGTCTGGCGCCTGAATGCATCGCCGACGCTGACATACGTATAGACCGACCCGATCACGGACACGAGGAGCGCAACGGCGAGAACTATCCAGGCGGTCGAGGTTCCGCCGGTGCGAATGGGTCGCGTGAGCGGCATGAATAGTCCCCGCGGTTCGGGCGATGCTCGCTAAAGATTCCTTGGCTGCCGGCGCGTCGACACCAATGACGGAAATAGGCCGTTATAAGAGAGCCAGGCCGGGGCCTTCGAGAGCCCCGCCTCGCTTGCCTGCCCTACGCCGGGGTCTTGAACGCGTCCTCGAGGACGCCGAGCAGCTCGCCGCTCTCGCGCATGGGCGCGAGAATGTCGGTGTCGCCGTAGAATTTGCCGGCGATGAAGACTTTCGGCAACGTGGGCCAATTCGTCATCTCGGAAAGCGCCTCGCGCTTTTCGGGATCGGCCAGCGCGTCGATGACCTCGAACGGGTACCCAAGTTCGTTGAAGAATTCGATCGTCTCGTGCGTGAAACCGCAGCGCGGCGCGCTCTTGGTGCCCTTGCCGTAGACGAGGATCGTATGATCCCCGATATCTTTTTCAATCGACTGTTTGATGTCATCAGTCATGGCTTTCGTCTCCCTCACGTGACTTGTGTTTTCAATTCGACGGCGTGCAGACGGCCGTCTTTGAGCGCCTCGCCAAGCGCCTGATACACCACCCGGTGCTGGTCGATCCGCGTCATGCCTTCAAAACCTTTCGATGCGACCGAGACGTTGTAGTGGTCGAGCGTCCCGGTGCGGTCGGTGAGTTCCACCCGCGCGTCCGGCAGCGCGCGGCGGATCAATGCGACGATCTGTGGGGGCGTGATCATTTGCTCTCCATTTCGACGCGCTGCCTGCCGATACATTGCATGGATGGATTACGGCAACATCTACGCGGTCGTCGACCAGCTCAAGGACATCGTCCACACACACCTTCCCCTCGCCATCGGGCTCATGCTGCTCGGCGGCGTGCTGAGCGCGTTGAGCCCGTCGAGCGTGCCGCGCATGGTGGCGATCGTGAATTATGCCGGCCGCGAAGCGCGCTCGCTGCCTCACGCAGCAGGGCTTTCGGCGGCCTTTATGCTTGGCATCTGCGTGGTGTATTGCGGCGTCGGCGCGCTGGCAGGGTCGTTCGGCGCACTGCTAACGCTCTCAGGCTTCCTCTATTACTTCACGGCCGCACTGTGTCTGCTCATGGGCCTTTCGATGATCCGCCTGGTCGAAATCAAATGGGAGCTGCCGGCCATCCAAACCGTCGGGCGCGGTTTTCTCGGAGCGTTCATGCTGGGGTTTGGCTTCGCGTTTCTGATCGCGCCGGATGCGACCCCGTTCATGCTTGGCGCGCTTGCCGTCACCACGTTCCAGGGCGAAGCGTTCCTCGGCGCGCTTTTGATGTTCTTCTTCGCCATCGGCCACGGCATACCGGTTTTCGCCGCAGGTGTGCTCGCGCCGTGGTACATGCATCACCCGGCCGTGCGCAAGTGGCACGTGGTCGCGGAGATGGCCGCGGGTTACGTGCTCGTTTTTCTCGCGTTGTTCTTCGTGGTGATCGCCTGACATGGCGGCGGCGCCTCCGAACGATGTCCGCCCCTATATCGTCCGTACCTACGATCGCTGGATCATCCTCGTGCTCGTGCTGGTCGCCGGCTGGCTTTTGTTCCGCCCGGTCTTCGCGTACACGGTGTTTTATCGCGGTTTGAGCTTCGAGCGCATGCTGCAGCTCGG
Proteins encoded in this region:
- a CDS encoding XdhC/CoxI family protein, whose translation is MKDIAETLHRWQTDGERIAMATVINVDGSAPRDEGAKMLIAASGKIAGSVSGGCVEGAVADEARDVLERGEPKIVRYGINRNMMWDVGLSCGGAIDVFIERLDEPLELPADEAFVMMTLVRGPGRIGAKRRVYAARAGAPQRAAGSTGDAQLDARIDQAASAALKRGSARTEKLGDHDVFVDPILPDAQLIIVGAVHIGMALCDLGSRAGFAVTVVDPRESLNNRERFAAARRLIVGWPEDELPKLSFNENTYVAVLTHDEKFDDPTLDHVLRQKVRYVGAIGSRKTQALRRERLIGAGFASADVDALHAPIGLDIGAQSPEEIAVAILAEMIAAKHDRSGMKLKDRNEQHIHA
- a CDS encoding SpoIIE family protein phosphatase, producing the protein MPLTRPIRTGGTSTAWIVLAVALLVSVIGSVYTYVSVGDAFRRQTAADNARQRVSTLYELQLEEETALRGYLGTGQKVFIQPYVSKKAQFDPIFDELEGFVQTANLQDAFVPLHDLRHQHSVWHEQVADPLIAQPNAADALVRLQQGKLLTDQMGADFRQLRAVFEAQASDAVAQSRSLLTRAAVVTALLILLFGTAAVVADVYRSRTQAALARERVVTDTLQRAFLSGWDLLPHLRVGTAYVSSTREAAVGGDLFDVHRIDDHRSMLLVADVSGKGLAAAVDTALVKYSIRILVESEPEPGTVLSRFNRTFMNASGDPSAFVSVFLGILDDRDLSLRFASAGHGPVFLRRGSTVAAVPVTGPLIGLARTDSFSSSHAQLELGDTLVLATDGLTEARDASGMTLDEEQAMRWIAAGDQDPQRLADEIVERLTRYAGGRIADDLALLIIKVLRSPAGQAPVTPDTVERRDVESAPADVPAAG
- a CDS encoding glutaredoxin domain-containing protein, with protein sequence MTDDIKQSIEKDIGDHTILVYGKGTKSAPRCGFTHETIEFFNELGYPFEVIDALADPEKREALSEMTNWPTLPKVFIAGKFYGDTDILAPMRESGELLGVLEDAFKTPA
- a CDS encoding cytochrome c biogenesis protein CcdA, whose translation is MDYGNIYAVVDQLKDIVHTHLPLAIGLMLLGGVLSALSPSSVPRMVAIVNYAGREARSLPHAAGLSAAFMLGICVVYCGVGALAGSFGALLTLSGFLYYFTAALCLLMGLSMIRLVEIKWELPAIQTVGRGFLGAFMLGFGFAFLIAPDATPFMLGALAVTTFQGEAFLGALLMFFFAIGHGIPVFAAGVLAPWYMHHPAVRKWHVVAEMAAGYVLVFLALFFVVIA
- a CDS encoding BolA/IbaG family iron-sulfur metabolism protein, yielding MITPPQIVALIRRALPDARVELTDRTGTLDHYNVSVASKGFEGMTRIDQHRVVYQALGEALKDGRLHAVELKTQVT